A single region of the Sorghum bicolor cultivar BTx623 chromosome 7, Sorghum_bicolor_NCBIv3, whole genome shotgun sequence genome encodes:
- the LOC8074049 gene encoding serine/threonine protein phosphatase 2A 59 kDa regulatory subunit B' eta isoform isoform X3 yields the protein MIKQILGRLPKKEKSAKSGEKELAGAGPSVPSPTSDARTTTDLTMSSRLVNPSNYASAAPNPGQSYGARGAGLGAGGVSNGFAALSAGYEALPSFRDVPASEKPGLFLRKLAMCCVVFDFADPTKDVREKEVKRQTLLELVDYITSATGKFPEHVVQEVIRMVSVNLFRVPAPAARENKALESFDMEEEEPVMDPAWPHLQIVYELFLRFIQSPETDAKLAKRYIDHGFIVRLLDLFDSEDPREREYLKTILHRIYGKFMVHRPFIRKAINNIFYRFIFETEKHNGIAELLEILGSIINGFALPLKEEHKLFLVRALIPLHKPKCVAMYHQQLSYCVTQFVEKDCKLADTVIRGLLKYWPITNSSKEVMFLGELEEVLEATQPAEFQRCMVQLFRQIARCLSSSHFQ from the coding sequence ATGATTAAGCAAATCCTCGGCCGGCTTCCCAAGAAGGAGAAGTCGGCCAAGTCCGGCGAGAAGGAGCTGGCCGGAGCGGGCCCGTCGGTGCCCAGCCCGACGTCCGATGCAAGGACCACCACCGATTTGACCATGTCCAGCAGGCTCGTTAATCCCAGCAATTACGCCTCCGCGGCGCCAAATCCAGGCCAGAGCTACGGGGCCAGGGGCGCCGGCCTCGGTGCCGGCGGCGTCAGCAACGGGTTCGCGGCCTTGTCAGCAGGGTACGAGGCGCTGCCGAGCTTCAGGGACGTGCCGGCGTCCGAGAAGCCCGGCCTGTTCCTCAGGAAGCTGGCCATGTGCTGCGTGGTGTTTGACTTCGCGGACCCGACCAAGGACGTGCGGGAGAAAGAGGTCAAGAGGCAGACGCTGCTTGAGCTGGTGGATTACATCACCTCCGCCACAGGCAAGTTCCCGGAGCACGTCGTGCAGGAGGTCATCAGGATGGTGTCTGTGAATCTGTTCAGGGTGCCGGCCCCTGCCGCGAGAGAGAACAAGGCACTTGAGTCGTTCGATATGGAAGAGGAAGAGCCCGTCATGGACCCGGCGTGGCCGCACCTGCAGATTGTGTATGAGCTGTTCTTGAGGTTTATCCAGTCTCCTGAGACGGATGCGAAGCTGGCCAAGAGATACATTGACCACGGCTTCATTGTCAGGCTTCTTGATCTCTTTGACTCGGAGGATCCTAGGGAGAGGGAGTACCTGAAGACGATCCTTCACAGAATATATGGCAAGTTCATGGTGCACCGTCCGTTCATCAGGAAGGCGATTAATAATATCTTCTACAGGTTTATATTTGAGACAGAGAAGCATAATGGTATCGCAGAGCTGTTAGAGATCTTGGGGAGTATAATTAATGGCTTTGCTTTGCCGCTCAAGGAAGAGCACAAATTGTTTTTGGTCCGAGCACTGATTCCGCTCCACAAACCAAAATGTGTTGCCATGTACCATCAGCAACTGTCATACTGTGTCACCCAGTTTGTTGAGAAAGATTGCAAGCTTGCTGATACCGTCATAAGGGGTTTACTCAAGTATTGGcccatcacaaatagctcaaaggaGGTGATGTTTTTGGGTGAGTTAGAGGAGGTGCTGGAAGCTACACAGCCAGCAGAGTTCCAGAGGTGTATGGTGCAACTTTTTCGTCAGATCGCCCGCTGCTTAAGCAG
- the LOC8074051 gene encoding uncharacterized protein LOC8074051 isoform X2 has translation MASLCRSAAAAARSAAVRSRSSMARPFLAATSPVSPPRIRRPLIAAALASLESLMPLHSAVAAARLRSCIAVDSACWSCLSQGLTKRI, from the exons ATGGCGTCCTTGTgccgctccgccgccgccgccgcgaggtCAGCGGCGGTCCGGTCGAGATCCTCGATGGCGAGGCCGTTCCTGGCCGCGACGTCTCCTGTCTCTCCGCCACGCATCCGCAG GCCCCTTATAGCAGCGGCGCTGGCGAGTCTAGAGTCGCTCATGCCGCTGCACAGCGCGGTGGCCGCCGCGCGGCTGCGGTCCTGCATCGCCGTCGACTCCGCGTGCTGGAGCTGCCTCTCACAAG GTTTGACCAAGCGCATCTGA
- the LOC8074051 gene encoding uncharacterized protein LOC8074051 isoform X1 → MASLCRSAAAAARSAAVRSRSSMARPFLAATSPVSPPRIRRPLIAAALASLESLMPLHSAVAAARLRSCIAVDSACWSCLSQDFALPR, encoded by the exons ATGGCGTCCTTGTgccgctccgccgccgccgccgcgaggtCAGCGGCGGTCCGGTCGAGATCCTCGATGGCGAGGCCGTTCCTGGCCGCGACGTCTCCTGTCTCTCCGCCACGCATCCGCAG GCCCCTTATAGCAGCGGCGCTGGCGAGTCTAGAGTCGCTCATGCCGCTGCACAGCGCGGTGGCCGCCGCGCGGCTGCGGTCCTGCATCGCCGTCGACTCCGCGTGCTGGAGCTGCCTCTCACAAG ATTTTGCTCTACCTCGGTAA